Below is a window of Gemmatimonadales bacterium DNA.
GAGGTGGTCGGGGGAGAACTCGTCATCGTCGTCGAGCGGGGCGAGCCACTCGCCACGCGCCTCGGCCAGTGCGAAGTTCATCGGTGCCGCGCCCGCCACCATCCACCGCGCGTAGGGCTCCTCGGGATAGTTTCCGCGCTCGGGAAGGTTCACGAACCGGATCCGCGGGTCCTTGAGCGCCTTCACCCGCTCCTCCGTGTCGTCGGTGCAGTGGTCGCCCACGATGAGCAGCTCGAAGTGGGGATAGGTCTGCGCCAGGACCGTCGGGATGGTGCGCTCGCAGAGCACCGCGCCGCGGTTGTACGTGGCGATGCGCACCGTGACGAGCGGCTTCCGGTCGCGGTCGAAGAGCGTCGCGTACGCGGGATCGTTTCTTGCCTTGGCGAGGAGCGCCCGGTATTGATGAATGATCTT
It encodes the following:
- a CDS encoding glycosyltransferase family A protein gives rise to the protein MARLDRLVRYSRRPDLWLRELKIIHQYRALLAKARNDPAYATLFDRDRKPLVTVRIATYNRGAVLCERTIPTVLAQTYPHFELLIVGDHCTDDTEERVKALKDPRIRFVNLPERGNYPEEPYARWMVAGAAPMNFALAEARGEWLAPLDDDDEFSPDHL